In Phaeobacter piscinae, one genomic interval encodes:
- a CDS encoding SDR family oxidoreductase, with the protein MSAEGGSRVLITAGGSGIGRAMAEGFAAAGHQVWVTDVSAEALADVPKGWRATSVDATDEAGVKALFAEVSEVWGGLDVLCANAGIAGPTARIEDVALEDWRKCVSVNLEGCFLAAKYAAPMMKAAKAGAIIVTSSTAGQYGYPNRAPYASAKWAVIGLMKTLAMELGPFGIRANAICPGAVEGPRMEGVLEREAAAKGMTRNQVYDGYAAGTSMRSFVEAQDIANMAVFLGSDAARLVSGQVIAVDGHTENPDPKV; encoded by the coding sequence GTGAGCGCTGAAGGGGGGAGCCGGGTTCTGATCACCGCCGGTGGGTCCGGTATTGGCCGCGCCATGGCGGAAGGTTTTGCCGCCGCCGGGCATCAGGTCTGGGTCACGGATGTCAGCGCTGAGGCGCTGGCGGATGTGCCGAAGGGCTGGCGGGCAACGTCGGTGGATGCCACCGATGAGGCCGGGGTCAAGGCGCTGTTTGCTGAAGTGTCGGAGGTCTGGGGCGGCTTGGATGTGCTTTGCGCCAATGCAGGCATCGCCGGGCCGACTGCGCGGATTGAGGACGTGGCACTGGAGGACTGGCGCAAATGCGTGAGCGTCAACTTGGAGGGCTGCTTTCTGGCCGCCAAATACGCGGCCCCTATGATGAAGGCGGCCAAGGCCGGGGCGATCATCGTGACGTCGTCAACCGCGGGGCAATACGGCTATCCGAACCGGGCGCCGTATGCCTCGGCAAAATGGGCTGTGATTGGCCTGATGAAGACGCTGGCGATGGAGCTGGGGCCGTTTGGTATCCGGGCCAATGCGATCTGCCCCGGTGCGGTGGAGGGCCCGCGGATGGAAGGTGTGCTGGAGCGTGAGGCAGCGGCCAAGGGGATGACGCGCAATCAGGTCTATGATGGCTATGCCGCGGGGACGTCGATGCGGTCCTTTGTCGAGGCGCAGGATATTGCCAATATGGCGGTGTTTCTGGGGTCGGACGCAGCGCGGTTGGTGTCAGGGCAGGTGATTGCGGTGGATGGCCATACGGAGAACCCGGATCCCAAGGTGTGA
- a CDS encoding periplasmic heavy metal sensor, with product MTNETRKSKPGRRLRWLLMASLALNLAVVGVVAGAAWRFNDHKRGAGMPPPVGAMLFRDLEAETRRSLRSTAEGEHGSYKGRRRAEGGKVVELLRASPFDAKALGGMLEAQATRRHNFQRSVQSAWLDQIVAMTAEERAAYADRLEQRIRHPKRRSWRH from the coding sequence ATGACAAACGAGACCCGCAAATCCAAACCCGGCCGCCGTCTGCGCTGGCTGTTGATGGCGTCGCTGGCGCTGAACCTTGCGGTGGTTGGCGTCGTTGCTGGGGCGGCGTGGCGGTTTAACGACCACAAACGAGGTGCCGGAATGCCACCTCCGGTCGGGGCGATGCTGTTTCGGGATCTGGAGGCTGAGACCCGGCGCAGCCTTCGCAGCACGGCTGAAGGCGAGCATGGCAGCTACAAGGGCCGGCGACGTGCGGAAGGCGGCAAGGTTGTTGAACTGTTGCGGGCCAGCCCCTTTGATGCGAAGGCCTTGGGCGGGATGCTGGAGGCGCAGGCCACACGGCGACATAATTTCCAGCGCTCCGTTCAGTCGGCCTGGCTGGATCAGATCGTTGCCATGACTGCGGAGGAGCGGGCGGCCTATGCGGACCGTCTGGAGCAGCGTATCCGGCACCCGAAGCGGCGCAGCTGGCGGCACTGA
- a CDS encoding NUDIX hydrolase, translating to MSKSPTPAKAAIDTGYADAASARRDTTPIRNAATIIAVRDRMGDDPQVLMGQRGARAAFMPNKVVFPGGAVDPGDADVPLASPLPSLCQDRLSEQSDADLHHALAVAAIRELWEETGLILGQPGTWATTPEADWADFAATGHLPTAEALQFVFRAITPPGRPRRFDARFFLVDAAHISSDIDDFSRASDELSHLQWIPLSQVRTYDLPFITEVVLAEVTRRIRQDGPPESVPFFRNDDEASHFLRLKGYPMPRDD from the coding sequence ATGAGCAAATCGCCCACCCCGGCCAAAGCAGCCATCGACACCGGCTATGCCGATGCCGCCAGCGCGCGCCGGGACACCACTCCGATCCGCAATGCCGCGACAATTATCGCGGTGCGCGACCGGATGGGCGATGACCCTCAGGTGCTGATGGGGCAGCGCGGCGCCCGCGCCGCCTTCATGCCCAACAAGGTGGTGTTTCCCGGCGGCGCTGTCGATCCCGGCGACGCCGATGTGCCGCTCGCCAGCCCGCTGCCGTCGCTCTGCCAGGACCGCCTGTCCGAGCAATCCGACGCAGATCTGCATCACGCCCTCGCTGTCGCTGCCATTCGCGAATTATGGGAGGAAACCGGCCTCATCCTCGGGCAGCCCGGCACATGGGCGACCACGCCTGAAGCAGACTGGGCCGACTTCGCCGCCACCGGTCATCTGCCCACCGCCGAGGCGCTGCAGTTTGTCTTTCGCGCCATCACACCGCCCGGCCGCCCGCGCCGGTTCGACGCCCGGTTTTTTCTGGTGGATGCGGCACATATCAGCAGCGATATTGATGATTTTTCCCGCGCCTCGGATGAGCTGTCGCATCTGCAATGGATTCCGCTCAGCCAGGTCCGCACCTACGATCTGCCGTTCATCACCGAGGTGGTGCTGGCGGAGGTCACCAGACGCATCCGCCAGGACGGCCCGCCAGAAAGCGTGCCGTTCTTTCGCAACGATGATGAGGCAAGCCATTTTCTGCGGCTGAAGGGCTATCCGATGCCCAGGGACGACTGA
- a CDS encoding diguanylate cyclase domain-containing protein: MQGTILIIDGVATNRIMLKVQLSAAYYRVVQAETVADIAKTALRCRPDLILSAMSLPDGDAVAVKQALAADDQLADIPMIAIDHDSDADRRLAALSAGIDDVLLQPLDDTMLQARIRSLLRASSTQEELNLQRGNTHGYALPLSSPHISASLNGVQVALVTEQPATGIYWQARLAPRVPYRLCNHQFNAVHPLMREPVPDAIVIELGRNTLAQGLRLLADLRARAATRKSVVIAVVHPADPAIAAEALDRGAHDVLQSGFDVAELALRLDTQLRNKARIDKLRDTVRNGLRAAVEDPMTGLFNRRYAKPFLERVASTSAKTGETFAVMLADLDHFKQINDLYGHPVGDAVLIEAAKRLQTALRPTDLLARVGGEEFMIVMPAIGDAMAEAAASDLCNRINSKPFHIPGVDAPIYVTISIGVVIGGRVASRDQCDGTEGGPQDCDSAVSALITNADRALYAAKHAGRNQVSLADLAA; this comes from the coding sequence GTGCAGGGCACTATCCTTATTATCGACGGTGTTGCGACCAACCGGATCATGCTGAAGGTTCAGCTGTCCGCCGCCTATTACCGGGTGGTTCAGGCCGAAACTGTTGCCGATATTGCCAAAACCGCCCTGCGTTGCCGCCCCGATCTGATCCTCAGCGCCATGTCCCTGCCCGATGGCGACGCGGTCGCCGTGAAACAGGCGCTGGCCGCTGACGACCAGCTAGCCGATATTCCGATGATCGCAATTGATCACGACAGCGACGCCGACCGCCGTCTCGCCGCACTCAGCGCAGGGATAGATGATGTATTGTTGCAGCCGCTGGATGACACCATGTTGCAGGCGCGGATCCGCAGCCTGCTGCGCGCCAGCAGCACCCAAGAAGAGCTGAACTTACAGCGTGGCAACACCCATGGCTACGCCCTGCCCCTCTCCAGTCCACACATCAGCGCAAGCCTGAACGGGGTGCAGGTTGCACTAGTGACCGAACAGCCCGCTACCGGCATCTACTGGCAAGCCCGGCTCGCACCTCGTGTGCCCTATCGGTTGTGCAACCATCAGTTCAATGCGGTGCACCCGCTGATGCGTGAACCCGTGCCTGATGCCATCGTGATTGAACTGGGGCGCAACACCCTGGCGCAGGGGCTACGCCTGCTGGCCGATCTGCGTGCGCGTGCCGCTACCCGCAAATCCGTGGTGATCGCCGTGGTCCACCCCGCAGACCCCGCCATCGCCGCCGAAGCATTGGACCGGGGGGCACATGATGTGCTTCAGTCTGGTTTCGACGTCGCGGAACTGGCGCTGCGGCTCGATACCCAATTGCGCAATAAGGCACGCATCGACAAGCTGCGCGACACGGTCCGTAACGGGCTGCGCGCCGCTGTTGAGGACCCGATGACCGGCCTCTTCAACCGCCGTTACGCCAAACCCTTCCTTGAGCGCGTTGCCAGCACTTCCGCCAAAACCGGCGAAACATTTGCCGTGATGCTGGCCGACCTCGACCATTTCAAGCAGATCAACGATCTCTACGGCCACCCGGTGGGCGATGCAGTGCTGATCGAAGCGGCCAAGCGCCTGCAAACCGCGCTACGCCCGACCGATCTGCTGGCCCGCGTCGGTGGCGAAGAATTCATGATTGTGATGCCTGCGATCGGCGATGCAATGGCTGAAGCTGCGGCCAGTGATCTCTGCAACCGGATCAACAGCAAGCCGTTCCACATCCCCGGCGTTGATGCTCCGATCTATGTGACAATCAGTATCGGTGTTGTCATCGGTGGCCGCGTCGCGTCCAGGGATCAGTGCGATGGCACCGAAGGCGGGCCACAGGATTGCGACAGCGCTGTCAGCGCGCTGATCACCAATGCCGACCGCGCACTCTATGCAGCCAAACATGCCGGCCGCAATCAGGTCTCTCTGGCAGACCTTGCTGCCTGA
- a CDS encoding RNA polymerase sigma factor: MHMSANTVERAPEQGPLMPPPDTPATPQAEVVEDPDGAVLIRFAAGDPEAAGELTARLAPRALGVAMRVLGNRAEAEDITQEAMVRLWRQAEHWEPGRARLSTWLYRVVMNLCIDHKRRLRGGHVDLDAIPDPPDPAKSAAEQMQDGARQDALQAALMQLPERQRQAVVLRHIEDLANPEIAGIMDISVEAVESLTARGKRALAAILAGRRAELGYNDG, from the coding sequence ATGCATATGTCTGCCAATACTGTGGAGCGGGCCCCGGAGCAGGGCCCGCTGATGCCGCCGCCTGACACCCCGGCGACGCCACAGGCGGAGGTTGTGGAGGATCCGGATGGGGCAGTGCTGATCCGCTTTGCCGCTGGTGATCCGGAGGCGGCGGGTGAGCTGACGGCGCGGCTGGCGCCCCGGGCGCTGGGTGTTGCGATGCGGGTTCTGGGCAACCGCGCGGAGGCTGAGGATATTACGCAGGAGGCGATGGTGCGGCTGTGGCGGCAGGCGGAACATTGGGAGCCGGGGCGCGCCCGGCTGTCGACCTGGCTCTACCGGGTGGTGATGAACCTCTGTATTGATCACAAGCGCCGATTGCGGGGTGGACATGTGGATCTGGACGCCATCCCCGACCCGCCGGACCCTGCGAAATCTGCGGCGGAGCAGATGCAGGACGGGGCGCGGCAGGACGCGCTGCAGGCTGCGCTCATGCAATTGCCGGAGCGTCAGCGGCAGGCGGTGGTGCTGCGTCATATCGAAGATCTGGCGAACCCGGAGATTGCCGGGATCATGGACATCAGCGTCGAGGCGGTCGAAAGTCTGACCGCGCGGGGCAAGCGGGCGCTGGCGGCAATCCTGGCCGGGCGCCGGGCCGAACTGGGGTATAATGATGGTTGA
- a CDS encoding HAD family hydrolase: MPVDALLFDKDGTLFDFAETWNRWTGRLLDRLAEGEVDRLQAMAAAIDFDLATGKILPSSLVIASTNRQVAEALAPHVPQMDLDQLELYMAESAGEADLAEAVPLAAFLDDLLARGKVLGVMTNDAELSAKSQLSRSGVLDRFAFVAGFDSGHGAKPDADPLLAFCAATGIAPERTAMVGDSLHDLEAGLAAGMQRIGVLTGLAGAADLEAHADVVLPDIGHIPGWLDR; the protein is encoded by the coding sequence ATGCCCGTTGATGCCCTGCTGTTCGACAAGGACGGAACGCTGTTTGATTTTGCCGAGACCTGGAACCGCTGGACCGGCCGGTTGCTGGACCGACTGGCGGAGGGCGAGGTGGACCGGTTGCAGGCAATGGCAGCGGCGATAGATTTTGATCTGGCGACGGGTAAGATCCTGCCCAGCAGCCTGGTGATTGCCTCCACCAACCGGCAGGTGGCGGAGGCACTGGCGCCGCATGTGCCACAGATGGATCTGGATCAGCTGGAACTATACATGGCCGAAAGCGCCGGTGAGGCGGACCTTGCCGAGGCGGTACCATTGGCGGCGTTTCTCGATGATCTGCTGGCGCGGGGCAAGGTGCTGGGGGTGATGACCAATGATGCGGAACTGTCTGCAAAATCCCAGCTCAGTCGCAGTGGAGTGCTGGATCGCTTTGCCTTTGTTGCCGGGTTTGACAGCGGCCATGGGGCAAAGCCGGACGCCGATCCGCTGCTGGCCTTCTGTGCCGCCACCGGTATCGCGCCGGAGCGCACCGCCATGGTGGGCGACAGCCTGCATGATCTGGAGGCCGGATTGGCGGCAGGGATGCAGCGGATCGGGGTGCTGACCGGTCTGGCCGGGGCGGCGGATCTGGAAGCCCATGCGGATGTGGTTCTGCCCGATATCGGCCATATCCCCGGCTGGCTGGATCGCTGA
- a CDS encoding fatty acid desaturase: MLDRVQLQLGRVEWGTLALILGCYAAWGAALAWLPLVSVWLAVPVLASLITLQSSLSHEALHGHPFRLRVLNEALMFLPLNLAVPYGRFRDTHLAHHHDEQLTDPYDDPETNYLDPAQWRRMGAAQRGLLWFNNTLAGRVLLGPLLGQIRFMAEDWRLIRGGDEAVLRDWLLHLLGAGLTLWLVAQSALPFWAYLLAAYLGLAILKIRTFLEHRAHLDPAARTVIIERGGLLGFLFLNNHLHVVHHCYPGVPWHALPRLYRDRRGQFLARNNGYAYPSYGVVLRRYALRAKDPVAHPIWSEPQ; this comes from the coding sequence ATGCTGGACCGGGTGCAGCTGCAGTTGGGGCGTGTCGAATGGGGCACGCTGGCGCTGATACTGGGGTGTTATGCGGCCTGGGGGGCGGCGCTGGCATGGCTGCCGTTGGTCTCTGTCTGGCTGGCGGTGCCGGTTCTGGCCAGTCTGATCACGCTTCAGTCCTCGCTCAGCCATGAGGCGTTGCATGGCCATCCGTTCCGGCTGCGTGTCCTGAATGAGGCCCTGATGTTTCTGCCGCTCAATCTGGCGGTGCCCTATGGCCGGTTTCGGGACACCCATCTAGCCCATCACCATGACGAGCAGTTGACCGACCCCTATGATGACCCTGAGACAAATTATCTGGATCCGGCGCAGTGGCGCCGGATGGGAGCCGCGCAGCGGGGTCTTTTGTGGTTCAACAATACGCTGGCGGGGCGGGTGCTGCTGGGGCCGCTGCTGGGGCAGATCCGTTTTATGGCCGAAGACTGGCGGCTGATCCGTGGCGGCGATGAGGCGGTGCTGCGCGACTGGTTGCTGCATCTCCTCGGCGCGGGGCTGACGTTGTGGCTGGTGGCGCAGAGCGCGTTGCCGTTCTGGGCATACCTTTTGGCGGCCTATCTGGGGCTGGCGATCTTGAAGATCCGCACCTTCCTGGAGCATCGCGCCCATCTTGATCCGGCCGCGCGCACGGTGATTATCGAGCGCGGCGGTCTTCTTGGGTTTTTGTTTCTGAACAATCACCTGCATGTGGTGCATCACTGCTATCCGGGGGTGCCCTGGCACGCGTTGCCACGCCTCTACCGGGACCGGCGGGGGCAGTTTTTGGCCCGCAATAACGGCTACGCCTACCCCTCCTATGGTGTGGTCCTGCGCCGCTATGCGCTGCGGGCAAAGGATCCGGTCGCACATCCGATCTGGTCAGAGCCGCAATAG
- a CDS encoding DUF3572 domain-containing protein → MLFSADAAETLGLKALAWLAGNDELLPVFLGATGASEADLREQAANPEFLGSVLDFLTMDDAWVMQFCDSAGLAYDQPMQARMALPGGAQVHWT, encoded by the coding sequence ATGCTATTTTCCGCCGATGCAGCCGAGACTTTGGGCTTAAAGGCGCTTGCCTGGCTGGCAGGCAATGATGAGTTGCTGCCGGTTTTCCTGGGCGCAACCGGCGCGAGTGAGGCAGATCTGCGTGAGCAGGCGGCCAATCCCGAGTTTCTCGGCTCGGTTCTCGATTTTCTGACGATGGATGACGCCTGGGTCATGCAGTTCTGTGACAGCGCCGGGCTGGCCTATGATCAGCCGATGCAGGCGCGGATGGCGCTGCCGGGTGGGGCGCAGGTTCACTGGACCTGA
- a CDS encoding carnitine 3-dehydrogenase, with protein MTKTAAIIGGGVIGGGWAARFLLNGWDVRVFDPDPEAERKIGEVLANARRSLPGLGNVALPAEGRLSYHATIEDAVAGAIWIQESVPERLELKQKVYGALQAHVAADAVIGSSTSGYKPSQLQDGFSNAAQIVVAHPFNPVYLMPLVELVTTEANPAGVIDSAKAIITEIGMYPLHLKKEIDAHVADRFLEAVWREALWLVKDGIATTEEIDNAIRYGFGIRWAQMGLFETYRVAGGEAGMKHFMAQFGPALKWPWTKLMDVPEFTDELVDLIAGQSDAQSGQHSIRELERIRDDNLVGMMRALGANDWGAGALQNAHDAGLEGDAGLVRSLDALDDLSQPVLTQSRIVPLDWTDYNGHMTESRYLDAFAQSTDRLMMIIGCDAEYIANGGSYFTAETHIRHIDEVHAGDPIQVRTRVIMGQGKKMHLWHEMYSGERLLATGEHMLLHVDLKTRRSAPPAPQIEANLVKLAEAHSGLPAPEGLGRAIGAPR; from the coding sequence ATGACAAAAACAGCAGCAATCATCGGTGGTGGGGTTATTGGCGGCGGATGGGCCGCGCGGTTCCTTTTGAACGGTTGGGACGTGCGGGTGTTTGATCCCGATCCGGAGGCCGAGCGCAAGATTGGCGAGGTTCTGGCCAATGCGCGGCGCAGTTTGCCGGGGCTTGGCAATGTGGCGCTGCCTGCGGAAGGCCGCCTCAGCTATCACGCCACCATTGAGGACGCGGTGGCCGGGGCAATCTGGATTCAGGAAAGCGTGCCGGAGCGGCTGGAGCTGAAACAGAAAGTCTATGGCGCCTTGCAGGCGCATGTCGCGGCGGATGCTGTTATCGGCTCGTCTACCTCCGGCTACAAACCATCGCAATTGCAGGATGGCTTCAGCAATGCCGCCCAGATCGTGGTCGCGCATCCGTTCAACCCGGTCTACCTGATGCCGCTGGTGGAGCTGGTTACAACCGAGGCCAATCCGGCAGGCGTGATCGACAGCGCCAAGGCGATCATCACCGAGATCGGCATGTATCCCCTGCATCTGAAGAAGGAAATCGACGCCCATGTGGCCGACCGGTTCCTGGAGGCGGTCTGGCGCGAGGCGCTGTGGCTGGTGAAGGATGGCATCGCCACCACCGAAGAGATCGACAACGCGATCCGCTATGGCTTTGGCATTCGCTGGGCGCAGATGGGACTGTTTGAGACCTATCGCGTGGCCGGCGGTGAGGCGGGCATGAAGCATTTCATGGCGCAGTTTGGCCCGGCGCTGAAATGGCCCTGGACCAAGCTGATGGATGTGCCGGAGTTCACCGATGAGCTGGTCGATCTGATTGCAGGCCAGTCGGACGCGCAGTCCGGTCAGCATTCGATCCGCGAGTTGGAGCGTATTCGCGATGACAACCTTGTGGGGATGATGCGGGCGCTGGGCGCCAATGACTGGGGCGCTGGCGCGCTGCAGAACGCCCATGACGCGGGGCTCGAGGGTGATGCCGGGTTGGTGCGGTCGCTGGATGCGCTTGACGATCTGAGCCAGCCGGTGCTGACCCAGAGCCGGATCGTGCCTTTGGATTGGACCGACTACAACGGCCATATGACCGAGAGCCGCTATCTGGATGCCTTTGCGCAATCCACCGACCGGCTGATGATGATTATCGGCTGCGATGCAGAGTATATCGCCAATGGCGGCAGCTATTTCACCGCTGAGACCCATATCCGCCACATTGACGAAGTGCATGCGGGCGACCCTATCCAGGTGCGCACACGGGTGATCATGGGGCAGGGCAAGAAAATGCATCTGTGGCATGAGATGTATTCCGGCGAGCGTTTGCTGGCCACCGGCGAGCACATGCTGCTGCATGTGGACCTGAAAACCCGCCGCTCCGCCCCGCCTGCGCCGCAGATCGAGGCCAATCTGGTGAAGCTGGCGGAGGCCCACTCCGGGTTACCAGCCCCTGAGGGTCTGGGCCGCGCGATTGGGGCACCCCGGTGA
- a CDS encoding EF-hand domain-containing protein: MKHTKFIAAVIAVGAVIGATGAIAKPGFGGKGGHGPRMSFEEMDTNGDGQVTKAEMDGLREARFAAADTDGDGQLTLAEMEAAAQARAKTRAATMLERMDADKDGALSLDELPKPRRMGKMFDRVDANDDGAISKEEFESARAKFRGRHGAGHKPRGDVQDSETEQN; encoded by the coding sequence ATGAAACATACCAAGTTTATTGCCGCCGTTATCGCTGTCGGAGCTGTCATCGGAGCCACAGGTGCGATTGCGAAGCCGGGTTTTGGCGGCAAGGGCGGTCATGGTCCGCGCATGAGCTTTGAAGAGATGGACACCAATGGCGATGGTCAGGTGACCAAGGCCGAGATGGACGGGCTGCGCGAGGCGCGTTTCGCTGCGGCGGACACCGATGGCGACGGTCAATTGACACTAGCAGAAATGGAAGCTGCGGCGCAGGCTCGGGCCAAAACTCGTGCGGCGACGATGCTGGAGCGGATGGATGCGGATAAGGATGGCGCGTTGAGCCTTGATGAACTGCCCAAACCACGCCGGATGGGAAAGATGTTTGACCGCGTGGACGCCAATGACGATGGTGCTATCAGCAAGGAAGAATTCGAGAGCGCGCGGGCGAAATTCCGGGGCCGTCATGGGGCCGGGCACAAACCGCGCGGGGATGTGCAAGACAGCGAGACGGAACAGAACTGA
- a CDS encoding helix-turn-helix domain-containing protein, translated as MIDIMDKRLRAEQFRTRLNRALSDSGLSQSALARAVGVDRSTISQLLTDAGARLPNAHVVGACAGALGVSADWLLSLSDRPENAADLVAASLSMTKAPRALVDERIFDWHQEAQGYKIRHVPAALPDMLKTRALLEWEFAPHLGRTADQAIGASEDRLTWMRQSASDYEIALPIYELDSFAQGAGYYEGLPLEIRLEQLTQFERLAEQLYPRLRIYLFDAKRLYSAPLTIFGPLLCVFYAGSHYLAFRDKERIATFTSHFDNLVREADITARQLPGRLRALRAAIA; from the coding sequence ATGATTGATATTATGGACAAACGCCTGCGCGCGGAGCAGTTTCGCACCCGGCTCAACCGCGCGCTCAGCGACAGCGGCCTCAGCCAAAGCGCGCTCGCCCGCGCCGTTGGGGTGGATCGCTCAACCATCTCACAGCTTCTGACTGATGCCGGGGCTCGGCTGCCCAACGCCCATGTGGTCGGCGCCTGCGCCGGGGCACTTGGGGTCTCGGCGGACTGGCTCCTGAGCCTGTCGGACCGGCCGGAAAATGCGGCCGATCTGGTCGCCGCCAGCCTGTCGATGACAAAGGCGCCCCGCGCCTTGGTGGATGAACGGATCTTTGACTGGCATCAGGAGGCACAGGGCTACAAAATCCGCCACGTCCCTGCCGCCCTGCCCGACATGCTGAAAACCCGCGCGCTGCTGGAATGGGAATTTGCACCGCATCTGGGCCGCACCGCGGATCAGGCCATCGGTGCCTCCGAGGATCGCCTGACCTGGATGCGCCAATCTGCGTCAGACTATGAAATCGCGCTGCCAATCTATGAGCTGGACAGCTTTGCCCAGGGCGCAGGCTATTACGAAGGCCTGCCGCTTGAGATCCGACTGGAGCAGCTCACCCAGTTCGAACGCCTCGCCGAACAGCTGTACCCCCGCCTGCGTATCTATCTGTTCGATGCCAAGCGGCTCTATTCTGCGCCACTCACCATCTTCGGCCCGCTTTTATGCGTGTTTTATGCAGGCTCACATTACCTCGCCTTCCGCGACAAGGAGCGGATCGCCACTTTCACCAGCCATTTCGACAATCTGGTGCGCGAGGCCGATATCACTGCGCGGCAACTGCCGGGGCGACTGAGGGCGCTCAGGGCGGCGATTGCCTGA
- a CDS encoding EamA family transporter — MTLWIPIAIAAASFQTVRFMLQKVLSSVTLSTAGATFSRFVYSAPLIWAGLLSYLALSGQTLPALSARFWMFATIGGTAQILATVCVVALFRQRNFAVGITFKKTEVIQTALVGLVVLGDQITALGWVAIVIGLWAVLVLSKTPQSKGPWWRHLSSPASLLGLGSGVLFAFSAVSYRAASLELDALAPAFRAGVTLAIVVSLQTLFMLVWLKWREPGEIARVWAARRVAIWVGLTSMAGSFCWFWAFTLQNAAYVKALGQIELLLSLLASVLFFKEQITRREIVGMGLLILSILALLLAI, encoded by the coding sequence ATGACCTTATGGATCCCCATCGCCATCGCGGCGGCCAGTTTTCAGACCGTCCGCTTTATGCTGCAAAAGGTGTTGAGCAGCGTCACACTGTCGACGGCGGGGGCGACGTTTTCGAGGTTTGTCTATTCCGCGCCGCTGATCTGGGCCGGGCTGCTGTCTTATCTGGCGCTATCGGGGCAGACGTTGCCCGCGCTCAGCGCCCGGTTCTGGATGTTTGCCACCATTGGCGGCACCGCGCAGATCCTGGCGACGGTCTGCGTGGTGGCGCTGTTCCGGCAACGCAATTTTGCGGTCGGGATTACGTTCAAGAAAACCGAGGTGATCCAGACCGCGCTGGTCGGGCTGGTGGTGCTGGGAGATCAGATCACCGCCCTTGGCTGGGTGGCGATTGTGATCGGCCTGTGGGCGGTGCTGGTGCTGTCGAAGACACCGCAGAGCAAGGGGCCGTGGTGGCGGCATCTGTCCAGTCCGGCGTCGCTGTTGGGGCTGGGGTCGGGGGTGCTCTTTGCCTTCTCAGCGGTGAGTTATCGCGCCGCCTCGTTGGAACTGGATGCGCTGGCGCCAGCGTTTCGCGCCGGTGTGACGCTGGCCATCGTCGTGAGCTTGCAGACGCTGTTCATGCTGGTCTGGCTGAAGTGGCGGGAGCCCGGCGAGATCGCGCGGGTCTGGGCGGCGCGGCGGGTGGCGATCTGGGTCGGGCTGACCAGTATGGCTGGATCTTTCTGCTGGTTCTGGGCCTTCACCCTGCAGAACGCGGCTTATGTGAAGGCGCTGGGGCAAATTGAATTGCTGCTGTCGCTGCTGGCGTCGGTGCTGTTCTTCAAGGAGCAGATCACCCGCCGCGAGATTGTCGGCATGGGTTTGCTGATCCTGTCGATCCTCGCGCTGCTGCTGGCAATCTGA
- a CDS encoding DUF983 domain-containing protein — MTESSAALSADLKTDTQEDRPTMPAVLRGWRCKCPNCGEGKLLHSYLKVNDSCSNCGLDLTSARADDGPAYLTILLVGHIMAPLLHVVYFTWRPEPMVTFTVFSLGCLLSSLFLLPRMKGIVIAYQWARRMHGFGKAS; from the coding sequence ATGACCGAGTCATCTGCGGCACTTTCAGCCGATCTCAAAACCGATACTCAGGAAGATCGCCCCACCATGCCCGCCGTGCTGCGCGGCTGGCGGTGCAAATGCCCCAATTGCGGCGAAGGCAAGTTGCTGCATTCATATCTGAAGGTCAACGACAGCTGCTCCAACTGCGGGCTCGACCTCACCAGCGCCCGCGCTGATGACGGTCCGGCGTATCTGACCATTCTGCTGGTTGGCCACATTATGGCCCCGCTCCTGCATGTGGTCTATTTCACCTGGCGGCCTGAGCCTATGGTCACATTCACCGTGTTTTCGCTGGGCTGCCTGCTGTCCTCGCTGTTTCTCCTGCCCCGGATGAAGGGGATCGTGATCGCCTATCAATGGGCGCGTCGGATGCACGGCTTCGGCAAGGCGAGCTGA